The Bosea beijingensis genome contains the following window.
GCTGACACCCTGCTCGCGCAGCGTCGGGATATCCTTGGCGCGCGGGTTGCGCTCGGGGCTCGCCAGCGCCAGCGCGCGCAACGTGCCGGAATTGATCTGCTCCAGAACGCTCGGCAGCGTCGAATTGGCGATGTCGATGCGGTCGGCGACGATCTCCTGCACCAGCGGCGCGGCGCCGCGGAACGGCACATGCGTCATCTTGATGCCGGTGCGCTGCATGAACAGCTCCATGGCGAGATGCGAGCCGGAGCCGACACCGGTCGAGCCGTAATTGAGCTTGCCCGGATCGGCCTTGGCGAGCGCGATCAGCTCCTGGATGTTCTTCACCGGCAGGCCATTGCGCACGACGAAGGCATGCTCGAAGGCGCCGACGCCGGCGAGCGGCGCGAAATCCTTGACCGCGTCGTAGCCCGGCTCCTTCAGCAGGAACATGTTGTTGCCATGCGTCTGGTTGTTGCCGAAGACGATGGTGTAGCCATCGGCCGCGCCATGGGCGACGGCGCGCGTGCCGACCGCGCCCGAGGCACCGGCCCGGTTGTCGACGACGACGTTATGCCCGAAGGCGACGGTGAGGTCCTGCGCCACGAAGCGCGCGATGGCGTCGGTCGGGCCACCCGCCGGATAGGGCACGACAAGCGTGACGACCTTGCTGGGGAAGCTCTGGGCCCGGACGATCGATGGCGCGAAGACGGCGCCGGCCATCAGGCCGAGCGTGGAACGGCGGGTCAACGACATGGACTTCCTCCCGGGCGCCCGCCTGAATGGCGAGCCTGCTTTGCGGCGAGATTTACGGGCAAAGGCGCCATGCGTCCAGCGCCAGACCTCGGCTCCGAAACGCGGCCTAATCTGCGTGGGAAACAGAGGGAGGAAAGTTCATGGCAGTGCGCATCGAAAGACAGGGCAAGGTCGCGACGGTCATCCACAGCCGGCCGGAAGCGCGCAACGCGATGGACCCCGACAGTGCCGAGGCCCTGACCCGCGCCTTCGTCGACCTCGACGGCGACAACGACATTGCCGCAATCGTCTTCTGGGGCGAAGGCGACGCCTTCTGCGCCGGTTGGGACCTGAAATATGCCCAGGCCTTCACCGATGCCCGGCGTTTCGAGAGCGAGATCGTCGAAGCCCTCGCCTTTCCCGCAGCCAATGGAACGACACCGCGCGGGCCCATGGGTCCTTCCCGCCTGGAAATGAGAAAGCCTTTGATCGCCGCGATCGAAGGCCCTGCTGTCGCGGGCGGCATGGAACTGGCGCTTTGGTGCGATGTCCGCGTGATGGCGGAGGATGCCTATTTCGGAGTCTATTGCCGGCGCTGGGGCATCCCGCTGATCGATGGCGGCACAATGCGCCTGCCACGCCTTGTCGGCCAGGGCCGCGCACTGGAGATCATCATGACCGGCCGGAAGGTTCCGGCCGATGAAGCGCTGCGCATCGGGTTGTGCGAGGCGATTGCGCCGAAGGGGCAGGCGCGCGCCAAGGCCGAAGCGATGGCACAGGAGATCGCGCGCTTTCCGCAGGGCGCCGTCCGGGCGGATCGCGCCAGCGCCATCGCCGGCCATGGGCTCGGCGTGCAGGAGGCTCTCCGGCAAGAATGGCGGCGTGGTGTACACACCATCGCGACGGAAGGCGCGGCCGGCGCCGGCCGCTTCGCCGCGGGCAAGGGGCGCGGCGGCGACTTCTCGGAGATCTGAGCGCTCAGGCGCCGAAACCCGCCCGCTTCAGCCGCTGGATCGCAAGGTCGAGCGCCTGCAGGAAGGCCGAGCGGTCCTTCTGCGAGAACGGCTTCGGCCCGCCCTGAACCGTCCCCATCGCGCGCAGGTCCTCCATCATGTCGCGTGTCGCCAGCGCCATGCCGATCGAGGCTTCGGTGAAGGGTTTTCCGGTCGGACCGATCACGTCGGCCCCGGCCTTGATGCAGCGATCGGCCAGCGGGATGTCGGACGTGATCACGATCGAGCCGCGCGAGACCCGTTCCGCGATCCAGTCGTCGGCGGCATCGAAATTGCCGGGCACCGTCACACGCTCGATCCAGGGCTCGCGCGGCACGCTGAGGAAGCTGTTGGCGACGACGAAGACATGCAGGCGGTGCCGGCCGGCGACGCGATAGACCTCCTCCTTCACCGGACAGGCGTCGGCATCGACGTAAACAGCGATGGGGCCGGTTGCATTCGTCATGGACGGGCCTTCGCATGCCCGGGGCGCAAGGGCAAACCGCCCTGAATTCATGACGTTTCTGCCAGACATCAATCAGTTGCGCTTGCGATCGTCGCCGTCGAGTCATAAACCTCGCCCGCGCCTTGTCCCGCGCTCACCCGTCCGCCTCCCCGGAGATCAGTCCCATGGCCTTTCTTGCCGATGCCCTGAAGCGCGTGAAGCCGTCCGCGACCATCACGATCACGCAGAAGGCCCGCGACCTGAAAGCCCAGGGCAAGGACGTGATCTCGCTCTCCGTCGGCGAGCCTGATTTCGATACGCCGGACAATATCAAGGAAGCCGCGATCTCCGCGATCAAGCGCGGCGAGACCAAGTACACCCCGGTCTCCGGCATCCCGCAGCTCCGCGAGGCCGTCGCCCGCAAGTTCAAGCGCGAGAACGGCCTCGACTACAAGGCGAGCCAGACCATCGTCTCGACCGGCGGCAAGCATGTCATCTACAACGCCCTGCTCGCCACGCTGAACCCCGGCGACGAGGTCATCTGCGTCTCGCCCTACTGGGTTTCCTATCCCGAGATGGTCGCGCTCTGCGGGGGAACCCCGACCTTCGCCGAGACCTATCTCGAGAACGACTTCAAGCTGCAGCCCGAGGACCTCGAGAAGGCGATCACCCCCAAGACCAAGTGGGTGATCCTGAACTCGCCGTCGAACCCGTCCGGCGCCGCCTACAGCCATGCCGAGATGAAGAAGCTCACGGATGTGCTGATGCGCCATCCCCATGTCTGGATCCTCACCGACGACATGTACGAGCACCTCGTCTATGGCGACTTCACCTTCGTCACCCCGGCCCAGGTCGAGCCCGCTCTCTACGAGCGCACGCTGACCATGAACGGCGTCTCGAAGTCCTATGCCATGACCGGCTGGCGCATCGGCTACGCCGCGGGCCCGCAAGCTCTGATCAACGCGATGGACCTCGTCCAGGGCCAGCAGACCTCCGGCACCTCGGCGATCTCGCAATGGGCCGCGGTCGAGGCGCTGGACGGCACGCAGGAGCATATCCCGGTCTTCAAGAAGGCCTTCGAGCGTCGCCGCGACCTCGTCGTCTCCATGCTGAACCAGACTCGCGGCCTGAAGTGCCCGGTGCCGGAAGGCGCGTTCTACGTCTATCCCGACTGCTCGGCCCTGATCGGCAAGACCCTGCCGAACGGCAAGAAGATCGAGACCGACGAGGACCTCGTCATGGGCCTGCTCGAGTCGGAAGCCGTCGCAGCCGTCCATGGCTCGTCCTTCGGACTCGGCCCGAACTTCCGCATCTCCTACGCCACTTCGGACGAGAAGCTGGAAGAGGCCTGCCGCCGCATCCAGCGCTTCTGCGCCGAGCTGCGCTGAGCACGATGACCAAAGGCGCCGCAACGCGCCGAATCGTTCTGGCCGGGAGCTTCATGCTCCCGGCCTCTTTCGTTTTCGGACAATCGGTGGCGGCGCTCTCACCCCGCGAGGCCTTTGAACAGGCGCAGGCAAAGCGCATCCTGCTGATCGATATCCGCAATGCGCAGGAATGGGCCGATACCGGCCTGCCTCAGGGCGCTCTCGCACTGGATGTCGACGCGCCGGCCTTCGAGGTCAGGATCGCGGGCTTGCGTCTCGACAATCCCGGCAAGCGCATCGTCCTGATCGATCGCACGGGCGCGCAGGCGGTCGCCGTGGCACAGAAGCTCGCCGGGCGCGGATGGCGCGATCTCGCTGGCGTGCGCGGCGGCATGCTCGGACCGGGCGGCTGGCTGGCCGAGAAACTGCCCGTCTCGGCCTATCCCTGATCCCGCTCGGCGAGCAGGTCAGGCCGCCGCTCCCGCGTGATCCGCTCCGCCTGCTCGCGCCGCCACTTCGCGATGCGGGCATGGTCGCCGGAGAGCAGCGCCTCGGGCAGGCCCCGGCCCTCCCATTCGCGCGGGCGGGTGTAATGTGGGTATTCGAGCAGACCGTTCTCGAAGCTCTCGTCCTCGCCGGACGCGACCTTGCCCATCACGCCGGGGATGAGGCGCACGCAGGCATCGAGCAGCGTCAGCGCCGCCATCTCGCCGCCGGAGAGGATATAGTCGCCGATCGAGACC
Protein-coding sequences here:
- a CDS encoding YaiI/YqxD family protein gives rise to the protein MTNATGPIAVYVDADACPVKEEVYRVAGRHRLHVFVVANSFLSVPREPWIERVTVPGNFDAADDWIAERVSRGSIVITSDIPLADRCIKAGADVIGPTGKPFTEASIGMALATRDMMEDLRAMGTVQGGPKPFSQKDRSAFLQALDLAIQRLKRAGFGA
- a CDS encoding rhodanese-like domain-containing protein; this translates as MLPASFVFGQSVAALSPREAFEQAQAKRILLIDIRNAQEWADTGLPQGALALDVDAPAFEVRIAGLRLDNPGKRIVLIDRTGAQAVAVAQKLAGRGWRDLAGVRGGMLGPGGWLAEKLPVSAYP
- a CDS encoding pyridoxal phosphate-dependent aminotransferase, which gives rise to MAFLADALKRVKPSATITITQKARDLKAQGKDVISLSVGEPDFDTPDNIKEAAISAIKRGETKYTPVSGIPQLREAVARKFKRENGLDYKASQTIVSTGGKHVIYNALLATLNPGDEVICVSPYWVSYPEMVALCGGTPTFAETYLENDFKLQPEDLEKAITPKTKWVILNSPSNPSGAAYSHAEMKKLTDVLMRHPHVWILTDDMYEHLVYGDFTFVTPAQVEPALYERTLTMNGVSKSYAMTGWRIGYAAGPQALINAMDLVQGQQTSGTSAISQWAAVEALDGTQEHIPVFKKAFERRRDLVVSMLNQTRGLKCPVPEGAFYVYPDCSALIGKTLPNGKKIETDEDLVMGLLESEAVAAVHGSSFGLGPNFRISYATSDEKLEEACRRIQRFCAELR
- a CDS encoding crotonase/enoyl-CoA hydratase family protein, whose product is MAVRIERQGKVATVIHSRPEARNAMDPDSAEALTRAFVDLDGDNDIAAIVFWGEGDAFCAGWDLKYAQAFTDARRFESEIVEALAFPAANGTTPRGPMGPSRLEMRKPLIAAIEGPAVAGGMELALWCDVRVMAEDAYFGVYCRRWGIPLIDGGTMRLPRLVGQGRALEIIMTGRKVPADEALRIGLCEAIAPKGQARAKAEAMAQEIARFPQGAVRADRASAIAGHGLGVQEALRQEWRRGVHTIATEGAAGAGRFAAGKGRGGDFSEI
- a CDS encoding Bug family tripartite tricarboxylate transporter substrate binding protein; translated protein: MSLTRRSTLGLMAGAVFAPSIVRAQSFPSKVVTLVVPYPAGGPTDAIARFVAQDLTVAFGHNVVVDNRAGASGAVGTRAVAHGAADGYTIVFGNNQTHGNNMFLLKEPGYDAVKDFAPLAGVGAFEHAFVVRNGLPVKNIQELIALAKADPGKLNYGSTGVGSGSHLAMELFMQRTGIKMTHVPFRGAAPLVQEIVADRIDIANSTLPSVLEQINSGTLRALALASPERNPRAKDIPTLREQGVSNADADSWAAFFAPAKTPDAVLDTLSKAVIASLNKPETREAILKLGFTLKVRDPAAFKPYHAQEIATWKQIIADAGVKPE